The Rhodothermales bacterium nucleotide sequence GAACCTGGACCGCGAGCGCCTCATCCAGGAGGATCGGAATCGTCCGATGCTGCCGCGTTATGAGAGCAGGATCCTGCTAGTCAAATATACCTACACATTCAGGGGATAAGCCCGGACTCCGGGGGTATAGTTTTGGGCCGCGCCGTCGATACTCGGGTGTGATGTAGATGTCGATCCCTAAACCACATCCCTTTCGATGGCGTCACAGGCTTCGGAACTGCGAATTGACCGGCAGGATGACTTATCCAATGAGACAGCGGAGTGGTTCGATCGCCTGTTCCACAACGCGCTCGATGCACGGCTCCGGCTGGATGGCGAAGGCCTCATCGTCGATCTGAACACCGCCTGCGCATCGCTGCTGGGCTTCGAGCGCAAGGAATTGATCGGGCGCCACCTCTGCGATCTGTGTCTCGACGAAGATGCGCAGCGGCTGACGGAAGCGTCCATGGCGATGCTGAGCCAGCCGACGTACCGCCGTTCCTGCCGATTCTCCGACAAACACGGCCACGATGTACCCGTCGAGGTGACGACGTACCGGGTCGAAGGCGAACAGGTGGTCTGGATTCTGGTCGAGCTGCGCGACATACGCGGCAAGCGCGACCTCGCGCAGGAATTGCTCGAATCCCGGATGTTGTTCGGCGACGCGCAGAAGCTCGCCCGGATCGGGTCGTGGAGATTCTTTACGGAGGATAACCGGCTAATCTGGTCAGATGAAGTCTTCCGCATCGCCGGCTTCGACCCTGCGGCCGGCGAGCCCACGATCGAAGACTTCATGCAGCGTATCCATCCGGAAGATGCCGAACAATTTCTGGCCGCGATTGAACGAGCCCTGCAAGTCGGCGAGCCCTACGCCCTGAAGCATCGCCTCCTCCTGCCCGACGGAAGCCTCCGATGGGTCGTGAGCAGCGGAAGCGCGTTGTTTGACGAGCACGGCCAACTGACCAAGCTGATCGGCACGATCCAGGATATCTCCGAACAGGAAGAGGCGATCCACGCCACGTATTCGTCCGAACAGCGCCTCCGTTTCCACATCGAGCAGTCGCCGATGGCCTACATCGAGTGGGACACGAACTTCGAGGTCGTGGAATGGAATCCGGCCGCCGAGCGCATCTTCGGCTATACCCGGGCCGAAGCGCTCGGGCCGATCCCGGATATCGTGCCGGAAAGTGAAAAAGAGAAGGTCGGCGCGCTGGTCGGCGCCTTGCTGAAAGGGGAAGGCGGCGCATACAGTGTCAACAAGAATCAGACGAAGCAGGGCAAGTTCATCACCTGCGAGTGGTACAACACGTCGCTGCGATCCGCGAACGGCGAGATCGTAGGTGTCAGCTCGATCGTGCAGGATATTACCCAGCGCATCGATGCGGAGAAGGCTCTGATGGATTACGCCCGCGAGCTCAAGCAGGCACGGGATCTGGCCGAGAGCGCGACGCGGGCAAAAAGCGCCTTTCTGGCCAACATGAGCCATGAAATCCGTACCCCGCTCAACGGGGTGATCGGCATGGCGAGCCTGTTGAAGGAGACCGATCTCACCAGCGAGCAGCGCGATTTCGTTCAGACGATTCAGGTC carries:
- a CDS encoding PAS domain S-box protein yields the protein MASQASELRIDRQDDLSNETAEWFDRLFHNALDARLRLDGEGLIVDLNTACASLLGFERKELIGRHLCDLCLDEDAQRLTEASMAMLSQPTYRRSCRFSDKHGHDVPVEVTTYRVEGEQVVWILVELRDIRGKRDLAQELLESRMLFGDAQKLARIGSWRFFTEDNRLIWSDEVFRIAGFDPAAGEPTIEDFMQRIHPEDAEQFLAAIERALQVGEPYALKHRLLLPDGSLRWVVSSGSALFDEHGQLTKLIGTIQDISEQEEAIHATYSSEQRLRFHIEQSPMAYIEWDTNFEVVEWNPAAERIFGYTRAEALGPIPDIVPESEKEKVGALVGALLKGEGGAYSVNKNQTKQGKFITCEWYNTSLRSANGEIVGVSSIVQDITQRIDAEKALMDYARELKQARDLAESATRAKSAFLANMSHEIRTPLNGVIGMASLLKETDLTSEQRDFVQTIQVSSESLLAIINDILDFSKIEAGKIELERLSVCLHDLVEGSLDLLATRAAEHGIELLYEIDESVPPRVFTDPTRLRQILVNLLSNAVKFTEQGEIEVHVDSKPIAGERYEIHMSVRDTGIGIPKEKLNRLFRSFSQVDASTTRKYGGTGLGLSISYKLAELMGGTMWVESTVGVGTTFHCTFEAEPAEPGPDDIPPVFPVAHRVLFVDAHPRGRDILTRRLDGMNLWVDACSDETEAVRHIGEVHYDVVILGLRDEASFEMLTAALATSRGRIPLLATQCMSESVTCRQVPADAYIHRPVRKRGLFEKLQDVLAARPVEEPVGSWTAPMQAFVAEKHPVHQRLMAKMLSDMGCDVEMGAPAGALDAVRAGKPALVLLGLDEIENALASAPETRFDRGAVRVVALATQLDVARRAKLVARGVADVLQMPIQLASLQRLVRRHAGLGVAPVVE